In Paenibacillus sp. BIC5C1, a genomic segment contains:
- the deoC gene encoding deoxyribose-phosphate aldolase: MIDHTLLRADATQSEMAKLTEEAKQYQFASVCVNPGWVAYAAEQLQGTGVDICTVIGFPLGASTSETKAFETKDAIAKGATEVDMVINISALKDGKDDAVEQDIRAVVEAAAGKALVKVIIETCLLTDEEKVRACQAAVKAGADFVKTSTGFSTGGATPEDIALMRRTVGPDVGVKASGGVRSLEDMQKMIAAGATRIGASSGVKIMQGEQSTSNY; encoded by the coding sequence ATGATAGATCATACCTTGCTTCGTGCAGATGCAACACAAAGTGAAATGGCCAAATTGACCGAAGAAGCGAAACAATATCAATTTGCTTCTGTATGTGTTAACCCGGGCTGGGTTGCTTATGCTGCTGAACAGCTTCAAGGTACTGGCGTGGATATTTGTACTGTTATCGGTTTCCCTCTGGGAGCTTCCACTTCCGAGACCAAAGCATTCGAAACCAAAGACGCCATCGCTAAAGGTGCTACTGAGGTGGATATGGTCATCAACATTAGTGCTTTGAAGGATGGCAAAGATGACGCTGTTGAACAGGATATCCGTGCAGTTGTTGAAGCAGCAGCGGGTAAAGCATTGGTGAAAGTCATTATTGAAACTTGTCTGTTGACGGACGAAGAGAAAGTACGTGCATGTCAGGCAGCAGTAAAAGCTGGAGCTGATTTTGTCAAAACGTCTACAGGATTCTCCACGGGTGGAGCAACTCCAGAAGATATCGCTTTGATGCGTCGTACCGTAGGTCCTGATGTAGGGGTTAAAGCTTCCGGCGGCGTGCGTAGCCTGGAAGATATGCAAAAAATGATCGCTGCAGGAGCAACTCGGATTGGCGCTAGTTCTGGTGTGAAGATCATGCAAGGTGAACAATCGACTTCTAATTATTAA
- a CDS encoding Xaa-Pro peptidase family protein, translating to MINSHHISHSSGLNRDRAEDVMKTQGLSALIATTPENIHYVIGSQLRASNWTMQIYAILPADRSARPCIVIPTNRLGVVAQFGITGVDIFAYSDFFVEGSIEGKPSTDDIDLFYSLLQTTVIHPGPIEALKAALKQLDIENQPIGIDEMRIAPELLARVKEDAPQGAVVPAYKLFRQIRLVKTPFEIEQLRQAAEVNERIEQELIDLIAAGVHEKQLADHYRLAVMRAGGTPAMTAVGAGPRSALPLIENYFHAIESGDQIRFDLCLQLEGYWGDTGRTVVAGEPTPWMKKHFNAVKSGWETALETVRPGVKASDVFHAVVSRVQRDGIPHYRRQHVGHAIGLELYDDMTLSPGDQRILEPGMVLCVEVPYYELGAGGFQIEDTVVVTPDGYEFLTHMERKLFIK from the coding sequence ATGATAAATTCCCATCATATCTCCCATAGCTCAGGTCTAAACCGGGACCGGGCGGAAGACGTAATGAAAACTCAGGGACTTAGTGCCCTGATCGCAACCACACCGGAAAATATTCACTATGTCATCGGCTCACAGCTACGCGCAAGCAACTGGACAATGCAGATTTACGCCATTTTGCCTGCCGACCGATCCGCTCGGCCATGTATCGTCATTCCGACGAATCGTTTGGGCGTTGTGGCTCAATTCGGTATCACTGGAGTAGATATATTTGCCTACAGTGACTTCTTCGTGGAAGGTTCGATCGAAGGCAAACCTTCTACGGATGATATTGATCTGTTCTACTCTCTGCTACAAACGACAGTCATTCATCCGGGGCCGATCGAAGCGCTTAAGGCTGCACTGAAACAGCTCGATATCGAGAATCAACCGATTGGAATCGATGAGATGCGAATTGCTCCTGAACTTTTGGCACGGGTCAAGGAGGATGCTCCTCAAGGAGCAGTTGTTCCCGCGTATAAGCTATTTCGTCAAATTCGCTTGGTTAAGACACCTTTCGAGATTGAGCAGCTCCGACAGGCTGCCGAAGTGAATGAGAGAATTGAGCAAGAGCTGATTGATCTGATCGCAGCCGGTGTTCATGAGAAGCAGCTTGCCGACCATTATCGGCTGGCTGTGATGAGAGCAGGCGGGACACCTGCAATGACTGCGGTAGGGGCGGGTCCGCGCAGTGCGCTGCCGCTCATCGAAAATTATTTTCATGCCATCGAGTCAGGGGATCAGATCCGCTTTGATCTGTGCTTGCAGTTGGAAGGATACTGGGGAGATACAGGACGTACCGTTGTGGCAGGAGAGCCAACCCCCTGGATGAAAAAGCATTTTAATGCGGTAAAAAGCGGATGGGAGACTGCACTTGAAACCGTGCGCCCTGGCGTCAAGGCTTCCGACGTATTTCATGCGGTTGTGTCTCGCGTGCAGCGTGACGGAATTCCGCATTACCGACGTCAGCATGTTGGTCATGCCATTGGCTTGGAACTGTACGACGACATGACTCTCTCTCCTGGTGACCAGCGCATACTGGAGCCCGGCATGGTACTGTGTGTGGAGGTACCCTATTATGAGCTCGGCGCTGGTGGCTTCCAAATCGAGGATACGGTTGTTGTAACTCCAGATGGATATGAGTTTTTGACTCATATGGAGCGTAAACTGTTCATTAAATAA
- a CDS encoding MFS transporter, giving the protein MIQQGTKTFRNISLALFAGGFVTFALLYSLQPLMPEISEAFAISPAHSSLTLSVTTIAMALTMLFIGSLSDSLGRRFIMTAALVVSSIIAMISAFSPGFTELLLLRILQGVALAGLPATAMTYLSEEIEPSSLGYAMGLYISGNSIGGMAGRFISGVITDWISWRAAIGFIGILGLCAAVIFWLVIPPSRHFVKATPGLKKIIPLLWSQCRNPRLLCLYGLGFLLMGGFVTLFNYIGFELTGEPYHLSQSVVGSLFVVYLMGTLSSTWMGRLADRYGRSNVLGIALGIILAGAVCTIHPELWVKIIGLALFAFGFFGGHSIASSWVGLVADHHKSQANALYLFFYYVGSSVSGTGGGLLYSHVGWIGIVGLIGVYVIIGFILCRLLIERVQEHTKLTF; this is encoded by the coding sequence ATGATTCAGCAGGGAACTAAGACGTTTCGTAACATTAGCCTTGCGCTGTTTGCCGGAGGTTTTGTGACTTTTGCGTTACTATACAGCCTCCAGCCCCTGATGCCCGAGATTAGCGAGGCATTTGCGATCTCGCCAGCACATTCCAGTCTTACCCTCTCAGTTACGACGATTGCCATGGCACTGACCATGTTGTTCATCGGTTCCTTATCCGATTCATTGGGAAGACGCTTTATTATGACAGCAGCTTTAGTTGTTTCTTCTATTATTGCAATGATTAGCGCGTTTAGCCCTGGATTTACTGAACTGCTTCTGCTTCGCATTCTCCAGGGAGTTGCACTTGCCGGGCTGCCCGCGACAGCCATGACATATCTGTCTGAAGAGATTGAGCCTTCCAGTCTAGGGTATGCGATGGGCCTTTATATCAGCGGGAACTCGATTGGAGGTATGGCTGGTCGTTTTATCAGCGGCGTGATCACAGATTGGATCAGTTGGCGTGCTGCAATTGGTTTTATCGGTATTCTAGGCCTTTGTGCGGCTGTTATCTTCTGGCTTGTCATCCCGCCATCCCGCCATTTTGTCAAAGCGACTCCTGGACTCAAAAAGATCATTCCTCTTTTGTGGTCACAGTGTCGAAATCCACGTCTACTTTGCCTGTACGGACTGGGCTTTCTTCTGATGGGGGGGTTCGTGACGTTATTCAACTACATCGGATTTGAATTGACAGGAGAACCTTATCATCTTAGCCAATCTGTCGTTGGTAGCCTTTTTGTCGTGTACCTTATGGGTACATTGAGCAGCACCTGGATGGGCAGGCTTGCAGATCGGTATGGAAGATCGAATGTCCTTGGAATCGCGCTGGGTATTATACTGGCTGGTGCAGTTTGTACCATTCACCCAGAGCTTTGGGTCAAAATAATTGGACTTGCCCTGTTTGCCTTTGGTTTCTTTGGCGGACATTCCATCGCAAGCAGTTGGGTTGGACTCGTGGCAGATCATCATAAATCCCAGGCCAATGCCTTGTATTTGTTTTTCTACTACGTTGGATCAAGTGTCAGCGGAACTGGAGGGGGCCTACTTTACAGCCATGTGGGTTGGATTGGCATTGTGGGCTTGATTGGTGTGTATGTGATAATCGGCTTTATTTTGTGTCGGTTGCTTATAGAAAGGGTACAAGAACATACCAAGCTTACTTTTTAA
- a CDS encoding ABC transporter ATP-binding protein has translation MSSEQELISIETREVTKIYGERAAVNHVSLQVKKGEFVSLLGPSGCGKTTLLRMLGGLEQPDQGSIMLGGRDVTGIPAYGRNSNMIFQQLALFPHMDVFNNIAYGLKVKKLPKADIRRQVHEMLELVQLGDYVRRSVSQLSGGQAQRVAIARALINRPEVLLLDEPLSALDMQLRLDMQRELKRIQREFGGTFIFVTHDQNEAMNMSDRIGVMRAGKLLQYATPDEIYERPADSFVAKFIGDTNLLAITVLGQDTNGIRVECFGYSLLVKTSEESSVVKVGAGHSLSIRNEYIRLGEDAIPCLNKLDGRVIEAVYGGANIRYTIQIAEGFLVQASVLHQRGASRFSPGEPIRIGFDPEDALLLSEPMLPDTAQEAGI, from the coding sequence ATGAGCAGTGAACAAGAACTCATTTCCATTGAAACAAGAGAAGTTACGAAGATCTACGGAGAGCGAGCCGCAGTTAACCATGTGTCACTACAGGTGAAGAAGGGAGAATTCGTTTCCCTATTAGGCCCGAGTGGCTGCGGCAAAACAACACTGCTGCGGATGCTTGGCGGACTTGAGCAGCCGGATCAGGGGAGCATTATGTTGGGAGGTCGGGATGTAACCGGCATCCCAGCCTATGGTCGTAACAGCAACATGATTTTTCAGCAGCTTGCACTATTCCCACATATGGACGTTTTCAACAACATCGCCTATGGGCTAAAGGTGAAGAAGTTACCGAAAGCCGATATCAGAAGGCAAGTACACGAAATGTTAGAGCTGGTACAGCTCGGAGACTATGTCAGACGGTCTGTTTCCCAGTTGTCCGGAGGACAGGCTCAACGCGTAGCGATTGCTCGCGCTTTAATCAACAGACCCGAAGTTTTGCTGCTCGATGAGCCACTTTCCGCACTGGACATGCAGCTGCGTCTGGATATGCAGCGCGAACTGAAACGCATACAACGAGAGTTCGGCGGTACGTTCATTTTTGTAACGCATGATCAGAATGAAGCCATGAACATGTCAGACCGGATCGGAGTCATGCGCGCTGGCAAGCTGCTGCAATATGCTACGCCGGATGAAATCTATGAACGACCGGCAGACAGCTTTGTGGCCAAGTTCATCGGCGATACCAATCTTCTGGCAATAACGGTTCTTGGACAGGATACGAATGGAATCCGCGTTGAATGCTTCGGCTATTCGCTGCTGGTGAAGACAAGTGAGGAATCCTCAGTTGTCAAAGTGGGAGCCGGACACTCGTTGTCCATCCGCAACGAATATATTCGACTTGGAGAGGATGCGATTCCTTGCTTGAACAAGCTGGATGGACGTGTCATAGAAGCAGTATATGGCGGGGCAAATATTCGTTACACGATCCAGATTGCTGAGGGGTTTCTGGTTCAGGCCAGTGTACTGCATCAGCGGGGAGCCTCTCGTTTTAGCCCGGGGGAGCCAATTCGGATTGGCTTTGATCCGGAGGACGCGCTCTTGTTATCCGAACCAATGCTGCCTGATACAGCACAGGAGGCAGGGATATGA
- a CDS encoding ABC transporter permease encodes MNRIADRIVNLYSSKNRRWITQLLLLLPALALMGIVYLGGLLIFGRYSFDIYENGKLIRGWEWDAYRAFLSDPYYWKLIGTTFRVAFKVTLWSLLLAYPLAYCIAGLKKPGMKQLLLLLTFLPLLVSAVVRSYGWQLLLSKQGFMNWLFIRLGITDEGFSMIYNETGVVVALVHIFLPFMVFPILNVLSQSDVSLKAAAQDLGAGSWRTFLTITLPLSARGIASGVQIVFTLCLTAFTTPQLIGGGRVMTLPVFIYQRTLDTNWPMAAVASMFLLVSSIIVSLLVNKGAELLMFRRSRKGGQAYG; translated from the coding sequence ATGAATCGGATTGCGGATCGGATCGTGAATCTATATTCTTCGAAAAACCGCCGATGGATTACCCAGTTGCTGCTTCTGCTGCCTGCACTGGCCCTGATGGGCATCGTGTATCTGGGTGGGCTGCTCATCTTTGGCAGGTACAGCTTTGATATCTATGAAAATGGCAAGCTCATCCGAGGATGGGAGTGGGATGCATATCGCGCTTTTCTGTCCGATCCGTACTATTGGAAACTGATAGGCACCACGTTTCGCGTTGCCTTCAAGGTTACGCTATGGAGCCTGCTGCTTGCATACCCATTAGCTTATTGTATTGCCGGCCTGAAGAAACCGGGCATGAAGCAATTGCTGCTGCTGCTGACGTTTCTTCCACTGCTGGTCAGCGCAGTTGTTCGATCCTATGGCTGGCAGCTGCTGTTATCCAAACAGGGCTTCATGAACTGGCTGTTCATACGGCTTGGAATTACGGATGAAGGCTTCAGTATGATATATAACGAGACTGGTGTGGTCGTTGCACTTGTTCATATTTTTCTGCCATTCATGGTCTTTCCGATCCTGAATGTATTGTCGCAAAGTGACGTTTCTCTAAAAGCGGCTGCTCAGGATCTGGGAGCAGGAAGCTGGCGGACATTCCTGACGATTACCCTGCCTTTATCAGCGAGAGGTATTGCTAGCGGGGTACAGATTGTATTCACGTTATGCCTTACGGCCTTTACAACGCCCCAACTGATTGGCGGAGGCAGAGTCATGACACTGCCGGTATTTATTTACCAGCGAACACTGGACACCAACTGGCCGATGGCTGCGGTAGCAAGCATGTTCTTGCTCGTTTCTTCCATCATCGTTTCACTTTTGGTCAATAAAGGAGCGGAACTGCTGATGTTCCGTCGTTCCCGGAAGGGAGGTCAGGCTTATGGTTAA
- a CDS encoding sugar-binding transcriptional regulator yields MDLEKQRLSIEAAKLYYQSDYSQQDIAVRLGVSRPTVSRLLQYAKDRGYVRIEIMDPLEDIDIIAGELKAKYNLDTALVCFAPLKSDEEILKHISKRAADYLQDTVQDADIIGVTWGTTMNAVARQLRPKQVKGVEVVQLKGGVSHSHVNTYAAEIVHLFAEAFHTVPRYLPLPVIFDNIEVKKMVEADRHIGRIVELGRQANIAMFTVGTVKEDALLFRLGYFNDEEQQLLMHSGAGDICSRFFDAEGRLISEEINNRTVGIDLAELRNKEKSILVAGGKRKIEAIHAALKGHYANILVTDQYTAQALLRL; encoded by the coding sequence ATGGATCTGGAGAAGCAACGATTAAGCATTGAAGCAGCGAAATTGTATTATCAGTCGGATTACAGCCAGCAAGACATTGCGGTCAGGCTGGGTGTGTCACGTCCAACGGTATCAAGATTACTTCAGTACGCGAAAGATCGTGGTTATGTTCGCATTGAAATCATGGATCCGCTGGAGGATATCGACATTATCGCCGGGGAACTCAAAGCCAAGTACAATCTCGATACTGCGCTTGTATGTTTTGCCCCGTTGAAGAGTGACGAAGAAATTTTGAAACATATTAGCAAAAGAGCAGCAGATTACTTACAGGATACCGTTCAGGATGCGGACATTATTGGGGTAACCTGGGGCACAACGATGAACGCCGTAGCCCGTCAGCTTCGTCCCAAGCAGGTCAAAGGCGTGGAAGTGGTTCAACTCAAGGGAGGCGTAAGCCACTCCCATGTGAATACGTATGCGGCAGAAATTGTTCATTTATTTGCGGAAGCTTTCCATACGGTTCCCCGATATTTGCCTTTGCCCGTGATCTTCGACAACATTGAAGTCAAAAAAATGGTAGAAGCAGACCGACATATTGGCAGGATTGTGGAACTTGGCCGACAGGCGAATATTGCCATGTTTACTGTAGGTACAGTGAAGGAAGATGCACTTTTGTTCAGACTGGGGTACTTCAATGATGAAGAACAGCAATTGCTGATGCATTCAGGTGCAGGTGACATTTGTTCACGTTTTTTTGATGCCGAGGGCCGCTTGATCAGTGAAGAAATTAACAACAGAACCGTCGGAATTGATCTGGCCGAGCTGCGAAATAAGGAAAAATCGATTCTTGTGGCCGGGGGAAAACGTAAAATAGAAGCTATTCATGCTGCGCTCAAAGGTCATTACGCCAACATTTTGGTAACAGACCAATACACAGCCCAAGCTTTGCTTCGATTATAA
- a CDS encoding ABC transporter permease, translated as MVKSNRLTKLLLYIFAGVVAVYLLLPLLMILLTSVGSGSASKFPPEGLTLKWYANLGEQTQFLVAFKNSLIASTGAVLLALITGTLAALAIVHHPFPGAGILRAFFVSPMVMPKITLGIAYLILFSKMHIAGGLFALILGEAVIVLPFVLTLVGSALANLQPAHREAAADLGAGPLRIFFTITLPQLRLSLLLSGSIAFVFTFDQVEAALLLLRQDSYTLPIQLFLYMEKWQDPTIAVVSVVLIAFALALFMIIKLVLRSVPGLESLFGGRKNKRRTGS; from the coding sequence ATGGTTAAGTCCAACAGGCTCACCAAACTACTGCTCTATATATTTGCAGGGGTCGTGGCGGTTTATCTGCTATTGCCATTGCTTATGATCCTATTGACATCGGTAGGTTCCGGATCGGCCAGTAAATTCCCGCCAGAAGGTCTTACCCTGAAGTGGTATGCAAATTTGGGAGAGCAGACTCAATTTCTCGTTGCATTTAAGAACAGTCTGATTGCCTCCACAGGAGCGGTATTATTGGCTCTGATTACCGGAACACTTGCGGCGCTGGCTATCGTACATCACCCTTTCCCGGGTGCTGGCATCTTAAGAGCCTTTTTTGTATCCCCAATGGTTATGCCGAAAATTACGCTTGGTATTGCGTATCTAATTTTGTTCTCCAAAATGCATATTGCGGGCGGATTGTTCGCTCTTATTTTGGGTGAAGCGGTCATCGTGCTTCCATTCGTGCTGACGCTTGTTGGCAGTGCATTGGCCAACCTGCAGCCCGCACACCGAGAGGCGGCAGCAGACCTTGGAGCAGGTCCACTGCGTATCTTTTTTACAATCACCTTGCCACAGCTTAGACTATCTCTGCTCCTTTCAGGATCAATCGCATTTGTCTTCACTTTTGATCAGGTAGAGGCTGCATTGCTGCTGCTTCGTCAGGACAGCTACACACTACCGATACAACTGTTCCTGTATATGGAGAAGTGGCAGGACCCAACGATCGCGGTTGTATCTGTCGTACTTATCGCTTTTGCACTGGCCTTGTTCATGATCATCAAGCTGGTACTGCGCTCAGTACCCGGACTTGAGAGTTTGTTTGGGGGCAGGAAAAACAAAAGGAGGACTGGATCATGA
- a CDS encoding FMN-dependent NADH-azoreductase: protein MSTLLYITAHPHDHETSFSMAAGKAFVDAYRESHSSDEVVHLDLYRSDIPHIDADVFSGWWKLQSGSELTSEEKVKVQRLNELSDQFASADKYVFVTPMWNFSFPPIMKAYIDSICVAGKTFRYTEQGPVGLLSNKKALHIQARGGIYSEGPAAQMESGHRYLSIIMSFLGVPKLEGIFVEGHNQYKERADEIKQQAIEEARTLAKQF, encoded by the coding sequence ATGTCTACATTATTGTATATTACTGCCCATCCTCATGATCATGAAACTTCATTCAGCATGGCTGCAGGTAAAGCGTTTGTGGATGCATATCGTGAAAGCCATTCCTCGGATGAGGTTGTTCATCTGGATCTTTATCGCTCAGATATTCCTCATATTGATGCAGATGTATTCAGTGGTTGGTGGAAACTTCAATCCGGCAGCGAATTGACTTCTGAAGAAAAGGTTAAGGTTCAACGTTTGAATGAATTATCGGATCAATTCGCCTCTGCTGACAAATATGTTTTTGTAACTCCGATGTGGAACTTCTCTTTCCCTCCAATTATGAAAGCTTATATCGACTCCATCTGTGTAGCTGGTAAAACGTTCCGTTATACGGAACAAGGCCCGGTTGGATTGCTTTCCAACAAAAAGGCACTGCATATTCAGGCTCGTGGCGGCATTTATTCCGAAGGGCCTGCGGCTCAGATGGAATCCGGTCATCGTTACCTGAGCATTATCATGTCTTTCCTGGGTGTGCCTAAGCTTGAAGGCATTTTTGTGGAAGGACATAACCAATATAAGGAACGCGCAGATGAGATCAAACAGCAAGCTATAGAAGAGGCACGTACACTCGCTAAACAGTTCTAA
- a CDS encoding NupC/NupG family nucleoside CNT transporter, whose translation MKFLIALLGILVVFGLAYLVSNGKKKIRYRPLIIMIVLQVILGYALLNTEVGTFLIGGFATVFESLLGYANDGISFVFGGLTTVGADSGGAPFFLSVLMPIVVISALIGILQYIRILPFVIKYIGLILSKVNGMGKLESYNAVASAVLGQSEVFISVKKQIGLLPKHRLYTLCASAMSTVSMSIVGAYMSMIDPKYVVTALVLNLFGGFIIASIVNPYEVSPEEDILEVQEEEKQSFFEMLGEYILDGFKVAIVVAAMLIGFVALIALVNGIFSAVLGISFQELLGYVFAPFAFIMGVPWKEAIQAGSIMATKMVSNEFVAMLDLTKQTTLSARTTGIVSVFLVSFANFSSIGIIAGAVKGLHEKQGNVVARFGLKLLYGASLVSVLSAIIAGLFL comes from the coding sequence ATGAAATTCCTAATTGCCCTTCTTGGTATACTTGTTGTCTTTGGACTAGCTTATCTGGTCAGCAACGGTAAGAAGAAGATCAGATATCGTCCACTAATCATCATGATTGTTTTGCAAGTAATATTGGGATACGCATTATTGAACACAGAAGTGGGTACATTTTTGATTGGCGGTTTCGCAACCGTATTTGAAAGCTTGCTTGGCTATGCGAATGACGGTATCTCATTTGTATTCGGTGGCTTGACTACCGTTGGTGCAGACAGTGGGGGCGCGCCGTTCTTCCTCAGTGTACTGATGCCGATCGTTGTTATCTCAGCGCTCATTGGCATATTGCAGTATATCCGAATCTTGCCTTTTGTTATAAAATATATTGGTCTGATATTAAGCAAAGTCAACGGAATGGGCAAACTGGAATCATATAACGCGGTTGCTTCGGCTGTATTGGGGCAATCTGAAGTGTTCATTTCTGTGAAAAAACAAATTGGGTTGCTGCCTAAACATCGACTGTACACTTTGTGTGCCTCAGCGATGTCCACGGTATCGATGTCCATTGTCGGTGCCTATATGTCCATGATTGATCCTAAATATGTGGTTACGGCACTTGTGCTGAACCTGTTTGGCGGTTTTATCATTGCTTCCATCGTGAATCCTTATGAGGTTTCCCCGGAAGAAGATATATTGGAAGTACAGGAAGAGGAGAAACAATCCTTCTTCGAAATGTTGGGCGAGTACATTTTGGATGGTTTCAAAGTTGCGATCGTCGTAGCTGCAATGTTAATCGGTTTTGTTGCTCTGATCGCACTGGTTAACGGGATCTTCAGTGCAGTGCTCGGCATTTCGTTCCAGGAACTGCTTGGTTATGTGTTTGCACCATTTGCCTTCATTATGGGTGTTCCTTGGAAAGAAGCGATTCAAGCGGGAAGTATTATGGCTACCAAAATGGTATCCAACGAATTCGTTGCCATGCTTGATCTGACCAAACAGACTACATTGTCTGCCAGAACAACAGGAATCGTATCCGTCTTCCTTGTATCGTTTGCGAACTTCTCCTCCATCGGAATCATTGCCGGTGCGGTGAAAGGACTTCATGAGAAACAAGGTAATGTGGTGGCCCGCTTCGGTCTGAAACTGCTTTACGGTGCATCGCTTGTCAGCGTGCTGTCTGCGATCATCGCCGGACTGTTCTTGTAA
- a CDS encoding ABC transporter substrate-binding protein: MFKSNKKRFLSLASLTLAGTLVLSACGGASSSSNTAGGSDSSGGSGDKVKLTMFIWAGSNQDVVPKEVVANYVKEHPNVEVTFEESSNAVMYPKMVAGKQADPNNPVVNFGYFNADATAKGLNDDMWEPLDTSIVTNIKDIPEQFHKPDNKGVVWGVSSFALVYNKDLVKTPPTSWNDLWDNEEFKGKTALWDYMFYSYISPLLAVKGPELGASYENPEPAFQFWADHSDQIGTLVTSNDQLKALLESGDALIAPFSAQVAQTWIDGGSPLAVAYPTEGAISFPYTLQVVKGSTPEQTRVANEIINELLSAEALSQYAEATGTPVTSTTAAVPDNYKDDPSFSVETQSNGINPDWDILAQNSSAWKELWDRLVKTKLQ; this comes from the coding sequence ATGTTTAAATCAAACAAGAAACGCTTTCTCAGCCTCGCCTCACTGACACTGGCCGGTACACTGGTTCTATCTGCATGCGGTGGAGCAAGTAGCTCCAGCAATACAGCAGGAGGGTCCGATTCTTCTGGAGGAAGCGGAGACAAGGTTAAACTGACTATGTTTATCTGGGCTGGTTCCAATCAGGATGTCGTTCCAAAAGAAGTGGTTGCAAATTACGTCAAAGAGCATCCAAACGTCGAAGTTACCTTTGAGGAATCATCCAACGCAGTGATGTATCCGAAAATGGTCGCTGGCAAGCAGGCTGATCCCAACAATCCAGTTGTCAACTTTGGGTACTTCAACGCAGATGCGACGGCAAAAGGTTTGAACGATGATATGTGGGAGCCTCTGGACACAAGCATCGTGACCAATATCAAGGATATCCCGGAGCAGTTCCACAAGCCTGACAATAAGGGTGTCGTGTGGGGAGTTTCGAGCTTCGCGCTCGTATATAACAAAGACCTTGTAAAAACACCGCCAACAAGCTGGAATGATCTGTGGGATAACGAGGAATTCAAAGGGAAAACGGCACTCTGGGACTACATGTTTTATTCCTATATTTCTCCACTCCTTGCAGTCAAAGGACCGGAGCTTGGCGCATCGTATGAGAATCCTGAACCAGCATTCCAGTTCTGGGCAGATCACAGTGATCAGATCGGCACTTTGGTTACATCCAACGACCAGTTGAAGGCTCTTCTGGAGTCGGGAGATGCTCTGATTGCTCCTTTTAGCGCACAGGTTGCACAGACATGGATTGATGGCGGTTCTCCACTCGCTGTAGCATATCCGACCGAAGGAGCCATTTCCTTCCCATACACACTTCAGGTTGTGAAGGGGTCAACACCTGAGCAGACACGTGTAGCCAACGAAATTATCAACGAGCTGCTGAGCGCAGAGGCGCTGTCACAATATGCAGAAGCAACAGGTACACCGGTAACAAGCACCACTGCAGCCGTTCCGGACAATTACAAAGACGATCCTTCCTTCTCCGTGGAAACACAGAGTAACGGTATTAATCCTGACTGGGATATTCTTGCTCAGAACAGCTCTGCCTGGAAAGAACTATGGGACCGACTCGTCAAAACCAAACTTCAATAA